A window of Tatumella citrea genomic DNA:
TTTCCTGTCGGCCTGTCGCAAAGGACATTATGTGATGGTCTCTCGTGAAGAGTCTATTTCGAATTCATTTGCGGCGATGGGTCTGATGACGGCGATGGTGCAGTCACAGGTTGCTGGGCTGCTGGTGCCGGTAGCCAGATAAGCGAAAAGAAAAAATGACTGAAACAAAAAAAAGTAAAACCCGGGTCGATGTGTTTGGTGAACGTCTGCGTAACCGTGCCCCGCAGCTGTCTGCCGGGTTGCAGTCGGTGTTGTATTACATTAATGAGAACCGGGCGACGGTACTGGAATCCACCGCCCTGGAAATTGCTGCTGCTAATGACACCTCAGATGCTACGGTCGTCCGCGCGGTACAGGCTCTTGGATTTGCCGGACTTCGTGATCTGAAAAAGACCCTGCAACTGTGGTTTGAGCCGGTCCTTAACTCTTCCGATAAAATGAGCAGTACGGTGAATGAATTCACCAGCGATATTAATTCGAGTATCGATTTTGTGCTTGAAGGTCACCGCCGCACCTGTGATGTATTGTCAGGTCAGGAAAATCGTGCCGCATTGTCTCAGGCCGTCACCCTGCTGCTCAACGCCCGACAACTGGCTATTTTCGGTATCAATGCCTCCGGTATTCTTGCGGAGTATGCGGCACGACTGTTTAACCGGATTGGTCTGCCCTGCTCTCCACTGAACCGGGCCGGTATCGGGCTGGCAGAACAGCTGCTGACACTGCAGCGTGGTGATGTGCTGTTGATGATGGCTCAGAAATCAGCGCACCGCGAAGGGATGACCACGCTTCGCGAAGCCCGCCGACTGGGTATTCCTGTGATTCTGCTGACTAATGCGATGGATTCACGCTTTGCGGAACAAGCGGATGTGGTCATCCAGGTGCCCCGGGGCGGGGAAAACGGCAAAGTCCCTCTGCACGGTACGGTGCTGGTCTGTCTTGAGATGCTGGTACTTGCGGTAGCTTCCTCAGCATCTCAACGGACGATTAAATCAATGAAGCGGATGGATGAGCTACACCGGGGAATAAAACCAGGCAGCCACAAGCGTTGAGCCAACGCATTACGCCAGCGTTTTTCTCATCAGTATCAGCACGACCATCACCAGAATACTGAAACCACTGGTCACCGCGAAGGTAATGCTGCTGTCTCCCGGCAGCATAGCCATAAATGAAGCCAGAAACTGGCCGCTGAAGAGTGCCATTGACAGGCTGGCCAGTCTCCGGCCACGGTTGCTCTGGTTACTGCGGCTGACGGTCATGTGATTAACCAGCGGTACCGAGAGACCAAATCCGCCACCCAGCAGCACCCCGGCCAAAATTACCCCGCTCAGACTCACTGTCAGCGCAAACAGTGCAAATGCGGCTGCATAACAGAGAAATGCCAGCCAGAGTGTCGCTGGCTCAGTTATTTTTTTAACCACAGCGGGCATCAGGGCCGCCGCCCCGACTGCCACCAGAGAGACCATCGACAGAAAATATCCGGTGTCGCTGGCACTAATTCCTGCCTGATAAAACTGCTTTGGAATCATAATTACTGCTGTAAAAAAGCAAATCATCGACATCAGCGCAGCAAACAGAACCCCACGAAGCGACGGCGCTCTGGTTCCGTGGGTAGTCTCTTCCGGGGACTCAGCGGAAACCTGCTCCACAGGGACCGGGACCAGATATCTGACCATCACCAACATGATCCAACTCAGCAGATATAAAATAAACGGCCAACGCCAGTCCTGAACAGCCAGCAATCCGCTGATAAACAGGAAAATGACCCCGCCAAATTCAATTGCCATTCCCTGACGGGCAATCATGGTTAGCCGGGTCTGGCCGTGATAGAACGCCGCCAACAATGCAGTACCGGATGACATCACAACCGCCGTGGCTCCCCCCAGGATCAGTCTGTCGATAACCACTAATGGCAGACCGTGGCAGAACATTCCGGCAATCCCGAACAATCCGTAAATAAACAATCCAGACTGCAACGCAGTACGTGCACCACAGCGGTCGATAATTTTCCCGGCCAGCGGCCCGGCCAGCACTACCCCCAGTGAAGGCAGGGTTATCAGCCAGCCAGCCGCATGGGATACACCCATTGCGGCAGCAATTTCAGGCAGCCCCGGCACCAGAATACAACCAACCATAATGGTTAGCCCGGCAACCGCCATCAGGGTAAACCCGCCAGCTGCAGAGATCGTAGAAGTTTTCATAATTGTCCACATAGTGAAATTAAATGACCAATATATGGACATCATCATGTTCTGCAGGCGTGAAGTCAAGAGATACCGTCGACCCGGAGGGCGGGCAAACTATGCTATAGTCAGAAAAATTTCAGCGAGGAATTCCCGTCTATGCCAGACATCCCTGACAATAACGGTTCACAGGTCATCGCCCGGGCGGCCACTATTTTTAATGTGCTGGAAACAGAACCGGGTGGTATGACGATTGCGCTGCTGGCAAAACAGACCGGACTTCCGCGTACTACCGTGCACAGGCTGGTCAGTTCTCTGGAATCACAGCAATTACTGACTTTTCGCCAGGGAGAGGTCCGACTGGGCCCGGCGCTGGCCCGGCTGGCTGCTGCCGCTCATACCGATATTGTTCCTCTGGCCCGTCCTGCGATGGAGACACTTAACCGGCGGACCAGGGAAACCGTCGACCTGAGCATTTTTCGCGGGACCCATGCAATATCGGTAAGCCAGATAGTCTCAGATCGCGAGTTGCGGGTAGTTTCTCCTGTCGGCACCGCTTTCCCGTCTCACTGTACAGCCCACGGCAAAGCCCTGTTATCTTCGCTGTCTGATGAAAGGATACTGATGCTGACCGGCAATCCGCCGGAACGGAGAACCGGGCAGACCCTGAAAACGTCAGAAGCCGTACTGCAGGACATTCGCCTGTGTCGCGACAGACAATATGCGCTGGATAATGAAGAACATGCAGAAGGAGTATGTGGTCTGGGCATGGTGCTGAACACTGGGCTGAACGAACAATATGCGCTTTCCCTGGCTGTGCCGGTCGGCCGGTTTATGCCGAATCTTCCGGAACTGTTGTCGGCCATGAAGCAATGTAAAGCAGAAATAGAATCAGTGCTGATATCCTGAGCCATAAACCATTCGCGGCAATAGCTCAGGACTTAGGTATTCAGGTGGCTGAAAAACCTGCCTGCTCTGCTTCGCTGATAAGCGTAGTCACCAGCTCTGCGGCAGGCATTTCTCTGGCCTGCCATGCTCCTTCCCCTGCCCATTGAGCTGCAAATCCGGATTTACCCTGACTGGCAGCTGCCGCAGCCAGCGCTTTGTTCAGCGAATAGGTCAGCGGATAGTCCGGGATTTGATGCGGTTCAATATCCGCTGTAAACAGGCAAAACAACGTATTGACCGAGCGAGCCGGCCGGCCGGATACCGTTCGTGTCAGCACCGTGTTGCCTGCAGTTTCCTGTTTCAGAGCCTGACGATAGGCGATATCTGCGGATGATTCCGGACAAAGTACAAACGCAGTTCCCATCTGCACCGCATCGGCACCCGAACTCAGCATCTCCTGAATTTCGGCACCGTGCATAATTCCGCCGGCAGCAATCACCGGCAGCCGGACAGCCTGTAGCAGTTGCTGCGTTAACTGGCGGGTAGTAAGCATCTGGTCGCTGGCATTCATATCAAATATTCCCCGGTGACCGCCCGCCTCAATTCCCTGAGCAATCAGGAACTCAATACCTGCATTCTGAGCGGCCAGAGCCTCTTCAACACTGGTCACCGTTGCCAGCGTTGCAATACCTTGCTGTTTAAACTGTGCAATCACAGCGCCTTCCGGCAACCCGAAGTGGAAACTTACGGCCGCCGGGTTCTGAGCCAGCAAAATATCCACCATCTGTTCCTGTTGCAGAAAACTGGTATAAATTTCGGTTAATTCCGCAGGCAGTGAAACACCATACTCACTGAACAACGGCTGAAAACGCTGCAGCCACTCTGCTTCAAGGGACTGATTACGAACTGCTGGTGCATGGCAAAACAAATTGACGTTTATGGCATGGCGGGTTTGCGCCAGAGTTGCGCTGATCATCTTCTCCGCCTGCTCAGGTCCGGCAGCCCCGATACTGATCGAGCCCAGAGCTCCGGCATTACTGACTGCCGCGGCCAGGTTTGGTGTGGAAACGCCTGCCATCGGCGCCTGAATCAAAGGGAAGCGCAGTCCCAGTCTGTCAGCTAATAAACTTTTCATCATCACCCGCTTGTCTTTCGATTACACCTGACCATAAAATCTCTTTATGAGCTGTAAAAAGCAATTCTGTTTCTGTTTCGGGAATCAAAAATGAATCATACGTCACTAAAAATCTTTATGGTGGTGGCCGAAGAGTTAAGCATCATTAAAGCCGCGAAACGTCTCGGCAGGGTTCAGTCCAATATCACCACCCGTATCCAGCAACTTGAGCAGGAGCTGGATGTACAGTTGTTTCTTCGTGATAACAAAAAGCTGCAACTTTCCCCCGCAGGTGAGACATTTCTCAGTTACTGCCGACAGTTGCTTACCCTGGCAGATGAAGCCCGACAAGCTCTGCACCCGCAGCAACCGTCAGGAATTTTACGCCTTGGCAGCATGGAATCGACAGTGGCCAGCCGTCTTAATCAGCCATTATCAGACTTTAGCCACGCCTTTCCCGATGTGCATCTGCAACTGGTGACACAACCCAGCCGCCAGCTTACCGAGGCAGTGTTAACCAGAGAACTGGACTGTGCCCTGGTGTCATTGCCGGTAAACGCTCAGCAGCACACTGAATGCCCCGCTGGTCTGAGTTTCCGTTCACTGTACAGTGAGGAGTTGTTACTGATTAACCCGGCAGGCTATCAGCCGGATTCTCAGGGCCCGCTGCCACTGGCGGCATTTGCCGACGGTTGTAGTTATCGCCGGATTGCGGTTCAGACTTTGCAGTCTTCGGTTACCGGTGAGCAGCTGTCAGATATCAGTGAAGTCAGCTCTTATCACAGTATGCTTTCCAGTGTAGCCGGTGGTGGCTATTGCTGCCTGCTGCCGAAAAGCGTCTTCGGATTACTGCAGTCACCCCACCAACTCACCATTGTTCCTGCCGGTACTGCAGTCACTCAGTTTATCTGGCGGGAGGAATCCGCCTCTCTGGCTGTACAGAATCTTGGAGATCTGCTGGCCGCAGAGGCGCAAGGACATAACATCGTTTAACTTCCCTACCCCGGGAACTATCTGATGACCGCCAGCAGCGCAGCAACCAGCAACGCGGCGGCCGCACTAAACAGCGACGGGCTAAATGATCCGGTTATCTGGTACAGGTGACCGGCCACCAGCGGGCCGGCAATCTGTCCCACTCCATAAAGGGCAGTCATTGCCGCAATCATATTAAAACTCACCAGGTGTGCCAGCCGCCTTGCCTCAGGCAGAGCAATAGTCACCGTTCCCATAAAGGTAAATCCGGTCAGTAATGCACTGATCAGGCACACCAGCAGCGAGTGACTAAACGCCGGCAACACCACACCTGCCGCCTGCACCAGCAGATTAGCAATCAGTGCATGGCGACTCCCTTTTACTGCCAGCCATTTATGCCAGATAAAGCAGGAAGGTATCGCCGCCAGTCCAAATAATGCCCAGACCTGTATCGGGTCGACCGTCGAACCGGAAAGAAACAACGGCAGGTAGGTGGCAGTGATGATGTAACCAAACCCGGACAAACCATAAATCAGTAATAACCGGTATGCTGCACTCCGGGTTTGCGGGCGTGAATCTGCTTGGCTGGTCGAAGGTCCCGCGGCAAACCGCAGGGTATCTGCCGGAAGATTCAGCCAGCGTAATACCAGTAAAAACAGAATAGCCGCGCTGAAACCACAGATTATCCAGATAGTAGGTGATGCCAGTTGCAGATATTTAGCCACCGCAATCACTTCCGCCGACAGAAAAATCCCGACACCGACGCCGGCATACAACAATGGTGCCCCGCCGCTGTGTTTATGATGCTGCAACAGCCATAATGAGGCCGCAATCAGGCTGACTGCGCTGACCAGTCCGGCGATTCCCCTCACTATAATCACCTGCATTCCACTGTGGCTGATCGCAAGGGCAAACACACATAACAATGTAGTGATCACCGCGAAATAACACAGCAGTCGTGCATCTCCAGGCCGGGCTTTCGCCAGTAACAATGCCCCGGCCAGATACCCGGCATAATTCGCTGCTGCCGCCAGATTTCCCTGACTCAGCGTCAGCAAATGCTCCTGAATCATTAGTGGCAATATTCCCGTAAAGGCGAAACGCCCGTACCCCATACCAATGACCAGTACCACCGCGCCTGCCAGCGACATCATTCTGGCTTTTGCATCTGAGTGATAAGCGTTTACCGGACCCACACGGCCTCCACAGATTGTATAAATGATTTAAATTTTGTTCTCACAAAGAGAACGTAAAATAAATATATATCTCAATATGAGATATAACAAGCGAAATAACGACACTACCAGGTCAGGCCAGGATGTTATTCAGGAGCAGCAGGGCTGAAAATGCGGGATAAAACCGGAAGGTATCAGAGAAGTATGGCCTGCAGGAGGATCTCCTGCAGGTGGCAGATTAGCGGGAGCCGCCCAGTTGCCGGGTCAGCTCAGCAGCAACCCTCTGTAACACTGGCCCGACGACATCATGTACCTGTTGTTCAGTTAACCGTGAAGCAGGCCCGGTGACGGTCAGTGCTGCCAGAAACTGATGATCTGCACCAAAAATCGGCACACAGCAGGCGGCAGTATGAGGATCGCGCATCCCGGAGCTAAACAGCGGCAGTTCGGGTGGCTGCTCGAACAGGGGTTCATTCAGACCCCAGTAACGTAGCGTTTTACCGATAGAAGTATCATCCAGTGGCAGGTAACTGCCTGGCAAACGCGTTTCTCTCAGACCCACGGTCGGTTCTGCACGGAACAGACAAAGCCTTTGCTGGTTATCCAGAACATACCAGGAAGCACTTTCGCCGGCCTCTGTAGCCAGTTGCTGCAATGCCGGCTGAACCAGCGCCCGTAACTGGAAGGAGTTTTCGTATAAACGGCCAAGATAAAGCAATCTTGGACCCAGTGAATAAAGCCCGTCATCCCTGCGGATAACGTAGTTCATTCTCTCCAGAGAATTCATTAAACGGTAGACCGTGGTTTTATGGTAACCGCTCAGTCTGGCTAATACGCTCAGTGACAGCAGTTCTTCGCCCGGTCTGAAGCAATCCAGTAATGCCAGCGCTTTTTCTACCGCGATAACACCTTCGTTTCCCATATGTTACGATCTCAAATTATTTAACTGCACAAGTTTACCGTGTAAAACAATGAGCAGCATCTAATTTAAGTAACACTTTCTGAATCAGCAAGACTGGACAGTGATGTGTTGTGGCTTGCCGGGCGGAGGCTGAAATCGTGTTGCAAAACAGGAAAAAAGGGCTGCAGACCGCAGCCCGGGAAGGTCTATTTCTTAGCGGGATCCGGCTTTTCGGCCTTTACCTGCGGATTATCTGCCTGATTCGGTACCGGCATTAGCTTGCGAATGTCTGCTACCTGCTTAGCCTCTACTTTACCGGCATTATTACCCCAACTGCTGCGGATAAAGCTGACCACATCAGCGACCTGCTGGTCACTGAGCCGCCAGCCGAAATCAGGCATGGTCAGTCCGGTCACCGATTGCTGAGTCACCGGCATCTTTCCGCCTGTCAGGACAATGCTAATCAGTGAGGAAGGATCATCACTCAGTAATACCGGGTTACCGGCCAGTGTCGGGAAGGTTTTGGCATACCCTTTGCCATCCAGACGGTGGCAGGCTGCACAGTTATCCATATATTCTTCCGCACCGGTCTGGCTCAGATCTCCTCTGATTAACGCCGCCGTAGTGCTGTCGGTGGTCGCCGGAGGCTGTGCCTCTGGATCAGAAGATTTTAGCGATTTAATATAGACCGCCATAGCATGTAAATCCGCATCGGTCAGGTGCTGGGTACTGTGCCCGATGGCTTCACTCATCGAACCAAATGCCGCGCTCTGGTCATTGCGCCCGGTTTTCAGGAACGTCTGCAAATCCCCGGTGCTCCAGCGCCCTAATCCGGATTTTACATTTCCGGTCAGATCCGGCGCATGCCAGCCTTCCAGTGTTCCACCGGTTAAGAAGTCAGCTCCCTTCTCATCTGAAGCCTTTTCCTGAAATGCAATACCACGCGGTGTATGACAGGCACCACAGTGCTCAAGCCCCTGGACCAGGTAAGCCCCACGGTTCCACTCAGCACTTTGTGCCGGGTCGTTTTTGAACGGAGTATTGTCGAGGAACAACTTATTCCAGACCGCCAGTGGCCAGCGCATATTTAACGGCCAGGGAATATCTGACGGTTTATTTGGCTGATGTACCGCGGTAACACCATGCATAAAGTATGCATACAGGGCATGCATATCGTCATCATTGACCTTCGCATATTCCGTATAAGGCATTGCCGGATACAGATGACGGCCATCGCGGGCAATACCCTGGCGTAATGCGCGGGCAAAGTCATCATAGGTGTAATCACCAATTCCGGTCTGTTTATCCGGGGTAATATTGGTCGAATAGATAGCGCCGACCGGAGTGGTCATTTTCAACCCTCCGGTAAAAGCCGGACCGCTGGCGGTATGGCAGGCCACACAATCTCCCGCAGTCGCCAGATATTCTCCCCGGGCGACCAGTTGTCCGCCACTGTCATCAGCCTGTGCCACGGTACAGCCCAGCAGACCCGCCAGCACGGCTGAGTACAATAATGTTATTTTTTTCATATTGTCAGTTCCTTCAGGCCTGTACCAGTGGTCCCGGGTTACGGAGATACTGAGTTTTAATCGCATGCGCGGCAAACAGTGTGGTTGCCCCTACGATGCCGGTGGGGTTGTAGGCAATATTCTGCGGGAAGCAGCAGGCACCAAGGACAAACACATTTGGCACATCCCAGCTTTGCAGATATTTATTCACTACACTGGTACGAGGGTTATCCCCCATCACCGCACCGCCGGTGGTATGCGTGGACTGATAAGGACGGACATCATAGTGAGTATTGAGCTTCTTGAATCCCATATCATAACTGCGAGGTTTTAGCGCTTTGACCAGTTCCTCGGTTTTACCGGCAACAAACTGTGTCACACGCAGATCATTCTCCTGCCAGTCAAACGTCATTCTCAGCAAAGGCAAACCGTAGCCGTCGGTATAGGTAGGATCCAGATCCAGATAACACTGCTTATAAGGCATCACTGAGGAAGCTGAACCAACACTCATACTGTGCAGATAATTATCTTTCATCGCTTTTTTCCAGCCGGTACCCCATTTAGGGCTGCCGGAAGGCAGTTCTGTCTGCTGAATAGGACGGCCGCCGGTGGCATGTGCGGAAATAGTGCCTCCACCAATAAACCCGAGTGAGGAGTGGTCGAAATTCTCACCGTTAAAGTTATCGATATAGGTTCCTGAGCACCCGGTCGCGGCAAAATTATTAAAATACTGGTCTTTGTCATAAAACAATTTCACACCACCATTGACCTGGTAGGCATAATTTCGGCCGACCACACCTTCGCCGGTACGAGGGTCATACGGCTGACCTATCCCTGACAGCAACAGCAGACGAACATTGTGCAGCTGGAACGCTCCGAG
This region includes:
- a CDS encoding MurR/RpiR family transcriptional regulator, which translates into the protein MTETKKSKTRVDVFGERLRNRAPQLSAGLQSVLYYINENRATVLESTALEIAAANDTSDATVVRAVQALGFAGLRDLKKTLQLWFEPVLNSSDKMSSTVNEFTSDINSSIDFVLEGHRRTCDVLSGQENRAALSQAVTLLLNARQLAIFGINASGILAEYAARLFNRIGLPCSPLNRAGIGLAEQLLTLQRGDVLLMMAQKSAHREGMTTLREARRLGIPVILLTNAMDSRFAEQADVVIQVPRGGENGKVPLHGTVLVCLEMLVLAVASSASQRTIKSMKRMDELHRGIKPGSHKR
- a CDS encoding MFS transporter, whose translation is MKTSTISAAGGFTLMAVAGLTIMVGCILVPGLPEIAAAMGVSHAAGWLITLPSLGVVLAGPLAGKIIDRCGARTALQSGLFIYGLFGIAGMFCHGLPLVVIDRLILGGATAVVMSSGTALLAAFYHGQTRLTMIARQGMAIEFGGVIFLFISGLLAVQDWRWPFILYLLSWIMLVMVRYLVPVPVEQVSAESPEETTHGTRAPSLRGVLFAALMSMICFFTAVIMIPKQFYQAGISASDTGYFLSMVSLVAVGAAALMPAVVKKITEPATLWLAFLCYAAAFALFALTVSLSGVILAGVLLGGGFGLSVPLVNHMTVSRSNQSNRGRRLASLSMALFSGQFLASFMAMLPGDSSITFAVTSGFSILVMVVLILMRKTLA
- a CDS encoding IclR family transcriptional regulator is translated as MPDIPDNNGSQVIARAATIFNVLETEPGGMTIALLAKQTGLPRTTVHRLVSSLESQQLLTFRQGEVRLGPALARLAAAAHTDIVPLARPAMETLNRRTRETVDLSIFRGTHAISVSQIVSDRELRVVSPVGTAFPSHCTAHGKALLSSLSDERILMLTGNPPERRTGQTLKTSEAVLQDIRLCRDRQYALDNEEHAEGVCGLGMVLNTGLNEQYALSLAVPVGRFMPNLPELLSAMKQCKAEIESVLIS
- a CDS encoding NAD(P)H-dependent flavin oxidoreductase, yielding MMKSLLADRLGLRFPLIQAPMAGVSTPNLAAAVSNAGALGSISIGAAGPEQAEKMISATLAQTRHAINVNLFCHAPAVRNQSLEAEWLQRFQPLFSEYGVSLPAELTEIYTSFLQQEQMVDILLAQNPAAVSFHFGLPEGAVIAQFKQQGIATLATVTSVEEALAAQNAGIEFLIAQGIEAGGHRGIFDMNASDQMLTTRQLTQQLLQAVRLPVIAAGGIMHGAEIQEMLSSGADAVQMGTAFVLCPESSADIAYRQALKQETAGNTVLTRTVSGRPARSVNTLFCLFTADIEPHQIPDYPLTYSLNKALAAAAASQGKSGFAAQWAGEGAWQAREMPAAELVTTLISEAEQAGFSAT
- a CDS encoding LysR family transcriptional regulator; protein product: MNHTSLKIFMVVAEELSIIKAAKRLGRVQSNITTRIQQLEQELDVQLFLRDNKKLQLSPAGETFLSYCRQLLTLADEARQALHPQQPSGILRLGSMESTVASRLNQPLSDFSHAFPDVHLQLVTQPSRQLTEAVLTRELDCALVSLPVNAQQHTECPAGLSFRSLYSEELLLINPAGYQPDSQGPLPLAAFADGCSYRRIAVQTLQSSVTGEQLSDISEVSSYHSMLSSVAGGGYCCLLPKSVFGLLQSPHQLTIVPAGTAVTQFIWREESASLAVQNLGDLLAAEAQGHNIV
- a CDS encoding YbfB/YjiJ family MFS transporter gives rise to the protein MMSLAGAVVLVIGMGYGRFAFTGILPLMIQEHLLTLSQGNLAAAANYAGYLAGALLLAKARPGDARLLCYFAVITTLLCVFALAISHSGMQVIIVRGIAGLVSAVSLIAASLWLLQHHKHSGGAPLLYAGVGVGIFLSAEVIAVAKYLQLASPTIWIICGFSAAILFLLVLRWLNLPADTLRFAAGPSTSQADSRPQTRSAAYRLLLIYGLSGFGYIITATYLPLFLSGSTVDPIQVWALFGLAAIPSCFIWHKWLAVKGSRHALIANLLVQAAGVVLPAFSHSLLVCLISALLTGFTFMGTVTIALPEARRLAHLVSFNMIAAMTALYGVGQIAGPLVAGHLYQITGSFSPSLFSAAAALLVAALLAVIR
- a CDS encoding IclR family transcriptional regulator, with amino-acid sequence MGNEGVIAVEKALALLDCFRPGEELLSLSVLARLSGYHKTTVYRLMNSLERMNYVIRRDDGLYSLGPRLLYLGRLYENSFQLRALVQPALQQLATEAGESASWYVLDNQQRLCLFRAEPTVGLRETRLPGSYLPLDDTSIGKTLRYWGLNEPLFEQPPELPLFSSGMRDPHTAACCVPIFGADHQFLAALTVTGPASRLTEQQVHDVVGPVLQRVAAELTRQLGGSR
- a CDS encoding c-type cytochrome codes for the protein MKKITLLYSAVLAGLLGCTVAQADDSGGQLVARGEYLATAGDCVACHTASGPAFTGGLKMTTPVGAIYSTNITPDKQTGIGDYTYDDFARALRQGIARDGRHLYPAMPYTEYAKVNDDDMHALYAYFMHGVTAVHQPNKPSDIPWPLNMRWPLAVWNKLFLDNTPFKNDPAQSAEWNRGAYLVQGLEHCGACHTPRGIAFQEKASDEKGADFLTGGTLEGWHAPDLTGNVKSGLGRWSTGDLQTFLKTGRNDQSAAFGSMSEAIGHSTQHLTDADLHAMAVYIKSLKSSDPEAQPPATTDSTTAALIRGDLSQTGAEEYMDNCAACHRLDGKGYAKTFPTLAGNPVLLSDDPSSLISIVLTGGKMPVTQQSVTGLTMPDFGWRLSDQQVADVVSFIRSSWGNNAGKVEAKQVADIRKLMPVPNQADNPQVKAEKPDPAKK